TGTATTGGTAAATCCGTGACTGCGATACTGGAAGGCGAAATTTTTAAAATCCTAATGGCCCATTTTCGGGGCGCCGGCATTGGCGCCTTCTGTGATGAGCGGTATCCGCAAGACCTGGTGGCAGTGATTGCAGACGACTTTCAAGGTATTCTCGTCGGCATATTGGATCTCTTCTTCTTTTTTCCAAAATAGCTTACTGCATTTTGGGCATTTTCTGACTAACATCGACATCGGCACGACTCCGGTTTTTGTCAGCTAATTCTAGTAGACTTAGTGTAATACATCTTGCCACAATCTGCCAACGCATGATCAATTTTTTGGATTCCAACGATATTCAGGCGCAAGAGCTTTTGGCATTGTTCTGCCAAACGGATTGGGCTTGTGCTCGTTCATTGGATGATACTCAACGGATGCTGGCACATACGGATGTGGCAATTTCCGCCTGGGATGGCCCCAGACTCGTCGGATTTGGGAGGGTGTTGACGGATTTCATCTATCGCGCCTCGATTTGGGATGTGATCGTGGATCGTGCCTATCAGGATCGGGATATCGGTAAAGGCATTATCCAACGAATATTAAGGCATCCCAAGCTGGAACGGGTGGAGTTGTTTTGGCTTTGCACCAGGCGCTATCAGGGATTTTACGCCTCTTTGGGATTTTCTGATAAAGAGCAGACTGGTATGGTCTGGGACCGGGGCAAGCATATCGTTCCTCCCACGGAACCATTCAATAGGTAGAGATGAGGTCTGGAGAAATTGGAACCTGTCCATGGTTATGCTATTGCGGTATCCAGATCGAGAAACGAGGTGACCAGTGATTGTTGTGGGATTAATGTCAGGGACGTCGGCGGATGGGGTCGACGCAGCGGTCGTGGATATTCGAGGAAGCGGACATCGTCTCAAGAGTTCACTACTCAAACATGTTGGCCGTTCTTATTCTCCCAGGCTTCGTCAACTCATTTTACAAGCGTGTGAGCATGGGACCGTAGGGCAAATCTGTCACCTCAATGTGGTCCTGGGCGAAGTGTTTGCCAAAACCGCGTTGTTAGCCATCAAACATTCCGGCATTTCTCCTCAACGAGTGGCGTTGATTGGTTCGCATGGTCAAACGATTCATCATCGGCCCGCCGCAATTTATGAGCCTGGTATCGGGCAGATCCGTTCGACCCTGCAAATTGGAGATCCCAATGTGATTGCGGAACGTACCGGAGTCACGACTGTATCGGATTTTCGAGCTAGAGATCTGGCTGTGGGGGGGGAGGGGGCTCCATTGGCGCCTTATGTCCATGCTCTTCTTTTTGCTCAGAAACGTGCGACACGAATGGTGGTCAATCTCGGAGGGATTGCCAATGTGACCGTACTACCCGGCGGGGGAAACTTTGCAGCGGTTCGGGCGTTTGATACAGGACCCTGCAATATGTTGTTGGATGGATTGGTGGCTATGGAGACACAGGGGCAAGCCAGATTTGACCGGGGTGGTCGTCTTGCCCTGAAGGGTCAGGTGGATAAGGGCCTGCTTCGATGGCTGCTTGCGCATCCCTATGTGTCTCGACGTCCCCCAAAATCCACCGGGCGTGAGATGTTTGGGGAAGGCTATATCCAGCGAGTGTGGGCTCAGGCGCAGCGTCGCCATTTGGCCTTTTCCGACCTTTTAGCGACGAGCTGTCGGTTTATTGCTCAGGTAATTCACGATTCGCAAAAATGGACGAAGGAGATCCCTGATGAGTTGGTGTTTGGCGGGGGTGGAGTGCGGAATACTCGACTCTGGTCAGAACTGTCCGGTGTGTTCGATCCAATTCCCGTGAGATGTATGGACGAATGCGGTGCCTCCAGCCAAGCCTTTGAAGCGCAGGCCTTTGCGGTGCTGGCGTATCAAACCATTCACGGTGTCTGTGCCAATCTTCCTAAGGTCACGGGGGCTCGTCAACCGGTTATTCTGGGGACCGTCACTCCCGGCAATCACGGACTTCCTTAGAATGCTTCTCATTGGTAAAGGATTGTTCCTGTTGGCGAAATGACTGACGAATTGATGTCTCAGAACAGCTTCTCACTAATTCTCCTGGCTGGCTTCGTACTCGGAGCCGTGTTTTTGTTGCGATGGATCTGGCGCCGTCCCCTTCCAGCGGGGGCTCTTCCACCTTTGAATCCTGAATCTGCTGAGAGCGTGGTGACCGCTCGACCCCTCATGTCGCCGGAAGAAGCGACACTGTACAATCTGATTACCCTAGCGGCCCGTGACCATATGTTGATTTTGGCTAAAATCCCCCTCCTCAGTGTCCTGTCTGTTGTCGATAAAGATGAAGAAGCTCGAAAAGCGGTTATGCGAACGATTCAGCCTGTTCGCTGCGATGTCGTTCTTGCGCATCCTGGCACCCTAAAAACTATGACGGTGGTTACCTTGGAGAAGGAGGTTCCTTCTGCGGCAGGACGCGAGGACCGGGATCGATTTGTGGAGACCCTGTTGAAGGCAGCGGGAATTCAATCGATTACTCTTCAGGTCACACAGACCTATTCCGTGGATCAACTGACCGAATTGCTTGGCCTGGCTGAAGAAGAATAAAAATAGGACCAGGAGTCATGTTGTGGGAATGACCATTGGGGGAAATGGCGTCTGAGATTATGGCCTTATGACCGGGAGGATGGCCTTAAAGGCTTTTAACCCTTCATCAACGATGGTGCCGGTTTCCACTGCCGAATCATCGATTGGAAGAAACCGCGCAATTTTAAAGAACGTGCGATGGTCGAGTGTTGCGGCGATTTCTGATCGTCGACTGCGTGTGATGGGAAGAGTGAGGCCTGGTCCGTATTTCCACTCCCAGAGAGACGGGCTGAGACAGAGGCAGAGATCCCGGTCTGCTACCTCTAAGTATCGATTAAACAGGTTGCGTCGATATTGTTTGATCAACGGGCCTTCAATCATGAGGGCGAAGACGATGTGGTGCCCCCACCAGATCAAGGATCGGAAAGCAAACTTGGTTTCACGTGTATACAATCTGGGGAAATCCACATATTGATAGGGGAAATCTTCAAGATGCTCGCCTTTGACAAATTGCCTGGCTTGAGAATCGAATCCTTCTGGAGCGAGAAGGGGCTGTAACGCGATTTCAGCCTCAAGGCGCTCCTGGAGTTCCTCCAGGATCTGTTTGATTTTAAGCGAAACCTTGGCTTTCTTACGGAAAAACTCGCGATCGGCCAAGAGGGTTAATTCATCAGGAGTGAAGGAATGACTAGTGGTCATAAGTTTATATACCTCACATACTTAGGGATGGTTTGTGGAAGAGAATCGGCCTTTATCTTTTTTGAGGAATGTCTGCGGCGTGAATGGTGAATGGGGGGAGAATCGGGACGAATGAAAATTGCGACCTACAATGTCAATTCTATACGAAAACGGATCGGTATTCTTCACAAGTGGTTATGGCAACACAATCCGGATGTCATGTGTCTTCAAGAGACCAAAGTGCAAGATCATGAATTTCCCCTGCAAGCGTTTGCCGATTTACCCTATCACATCAATTTTTGTGGTGAGAAATCCTACAATGGGGTCGCCATTTTTACCCGCACACCACCGGAACTGGTGTCATTCGGTTTAGATGACGGGGAGCCACAAGAAGATCCCGCACGCCTGGCTCGGGTGGTGATCAACGGCATCACCATTATTAACACTTACATTCCGCAGGGCTTTTTGATTGATTCCCCGAAATATGCCTATAAATTAGAGTGGTTCCAGAGGTTGAGAAGGTATTTTTCGCGTGTGGGCTCAACAGGTCAACCTGTGATTTGGTGTGGAGATATGAATGTCGCTCCTGAGCCGATTGACGTGCATAGCCCCGAAAAACATCTTAAGCATGTGTGTTTCCATGAAGATGTGCGTCGGGCATATCAGGAGACGGTGTCCTGGGGATTCGTTGATGTGTTTCGACATCATTTTCCGCATCAACAGCAATTTACGTTTTGGGATTATCGACGACCAGAAGCTCTGGAGGCGAACCGTGGATGGCGAATCGACCATATTCTGGTCACTCCTCCACTCCTTTCCCATTCCCATACGGTGAAGGTGGATGTTCAGCCTCGACGGGAGGAGTCACCATCTGACCATACGGTTTTATGGGCGGAATTTTCACTGTAAGAGAAAAAGGTCGGTTCTTGTTCAGAACCGACCCTTGGTAAATAAGGCCTAAGCCTATTGCGTGGAAATGATGTTCGAATTGGATCTTGTTTTGTGGCTAAAGACCTAAGGGCAGAAGTAAGCATTCACCCGAATGGTTACCCTATCAACGAACCTATTTCGATTTTTTGTGTCGAGGCTTTGGATCTTCAGTAATGTTTTCAAGAGGAATGAAGACCGCACAGGCAACCACCGTAGTCCAGAGGTTCGGTTTTCCGATGGCGGATTGGGTAATGTTCTGAGTTCGAACAATATCCTTTCCCATTTTAAACACCTGCTCACGTTCCTTCCAGGCCACATTTGGATCGAATTTGATGCCAAGAGTGGTTGCGAGCATTTGGGCTGCGAGGTCCTCGGTATATTCTCCAGCCTCTTCGTCCGTTTCCCCATAGCCATGATGTTCCGACAGGTAGCCGTAATTGACTTTCCTGCCAGAGGGAATGGCTAGGCCGATTGAGGCCGAAATCAAGCGATTCCGCTCATCCGTGTCCGATCTGGCCATGACGCAAAAGGTAATTTCGCCTGGATTGAGTAACTGTTCCCCGCGTTTTCTCGGGATGATTTTACAATCTGGAGGAAAAATGGATGAGACGGTCACCAGGTTGCAATACGCAATTCCTGCGCTCCGGAGGGCTTCTTCGAAAGAGGTCAGTTTTTCCTTGTGGACGCCCACACCTCTGGTAAGAAACATTTGCGTTGGGACCATCTCTACTCCTTCATTAATCAGTTAGTGGTGGAATGGGTTAGGCAGTACATGCCTGTTTGATCGTCGAATCTGATTCCCGACCTCGCTTTCCAATTTGTGTATGAAAATGCGAAATCCTGGACGATTCGGACGGCCACGGGAAAGAACAACCTTGTCACCTAGCCGGATATTTTTACCAAGAGTGATTGGCAAGGTGCAAGATCGTGAGGACTCAACGTTCAAGAAAAAACAAGAAGGCCTCAAGAAGATCTTTTGATCAGCAACAATTTAGGCTCGGTCAATTCCTGAATAGCATATCGAACACCTTCTCGCCCTAATCCTGACTGTTTGATTCCTCCATAGGGCATGTGATCGGCTCGAAAAGTCGGAATTTCATTCACCAGAAGCGCACCGACTTCTAATCGTGAGTATGCCTGATACATCGCATCGATGTTGCTGGTGAATATTCCTGTTTGGAGGCCGAAATCAGAATCATTGTGAAGGGCAAATGCTTCTTCGAGGTTTGCATAGGGCGTGACAGTGACCACTGGACCGAAAATTTCTTCGCAACAGACCTTCATGTTGTTGCTGACGTGAGTCAGAACTGCAGGTTCAATGAATGAATCCTTTCGCGTTCCGCCGGTCATGACTCTTGCCCCTTGCGAAACGGCTTCTTGGATCCATGCCTCCACTCGGCGTGCGGCTTGTTCGCTAATGAGGGGACCGACGACAATGTTCTCGAGCGAGGGATCGCCCATCGGCAATAATCGAACGCGGTCGACAAAGGCCTTAAGAAAGTCGTCGTACCGCGATTCATGAACGAAAATTCGTTGCACAGAAATGCAGGTTTGTCCGGCATATCCGTACCCTCCCGCCACGCAACGGTCTATGGCTACATCGAGATTGGCGTCCGGTTCTATGATCACCCCGGCATTGCCTCCGAGTTCCAGTAGAACCCGTTTGTATCCGGCTTTTCCTTTCAGCATCCATCCAATCGTCATAGAGCCGGTAAAACTCAAGGCTTGAAAGTTGGGATGGATCACCATCTGTTCTGCCAGGGTATTGGAACAGGGGATGATCGTCAGCATTTCCGGAGGCAGTTCCGTCGTCAAAAAAACTTCTCCCAACATGAGCGAAGTTAATGGGGTTTGCGGGGCTGGTTTCAATACCATCGCGTTCCCCGCCGCTAGGCAAGGGGCCACTTTGTGGGCTACCAGATTGAGAGGGAAATTAAATGGGGTAATGCCAAGAACCGTTCCGATCGGGAAGCGTGTGACAGATCCTGAGTATGCCTCCCCTCCTGGGGTGAGATCCATCGGCAGGATTTCTCCCGGGATGCGAGTACTTTCCTCTGCGGCCAGGCGAAAAGTCTGAATGGCTCGGTCGACTTCACGCCGTGCGTCGGAAATTGGCTTGCCAGCCTCCTGACAAATTGTGGACGCAAATTCTTCCCGTCTAGTGGATAGGCCGGTCGCGATGTGCAGGAGCGCCTTTGCTCTGGCATGTGCCGGTATTCTGGCACATTCGGATGAGACCTGTTTGGCGGAGTTGGTGACCTGGTGTATATGCTCAGGCTCAGCCTGGCAGACCATGGCTAACACCTCATTGGAGTAGGGATTACGTACCGGCTCCGCAGATGGGGTCTTGACCCATTGACCGCCTATAAGGATTGGCTTTGCCGTGGCCACAGTCATGAGTAGGTGAGAACCTCGTGAAATAGAGGTGATTAGATTGATGAAGGTGGCTGGTCAGAACCGGGATCAGACGAGGAAGGCAAATGTTCGGCTTTCTGAATGAGATTTTCCGTTCCCCATTCCTTGATCGCGTCTAAACTAAACGGTTCGAATGCGGCAATGGCTCCGCAACTCGGACACCCGTCGACCGGCATCTTGGCTTTGAATACTTCATCAAAACAGGTTAAGCACACAAATAAGTCCGGTTCACCTTGTGCGCATTCAACAGGCCAGAAAGATTGGGATTCAGTCATGACATCAAACCCGTCCTCTGAGTTAAAACATGAATGTCAAAATTACCTGTGCAAATGTACACCTAATCACGCTGTCAGATCAATGAGGAATTGCGTGGAGAGCGAATGAATGAAGGATTTATGTCTCTTCGATGTGAGTAGAGGACGGTACCGGTAAAAAAATCGAGGAGGTTCAGGCTCCATGAAGCGTGAGCAACTTATCAATTTCTTCCTTGAATGTCTCATAGGGAAAGGCCCCTGGAATTAAAATGAGATGAGGATCTTCCGGAAGGGTTGTGGGAAAGAGGACGAATGCCGGCGTGCCACGAATTCCTAAGGATCCGGCATCCTGTAAATCCTTCTCAATATCTTTCAAATAGCGATGGGAAGCCAGGCATTCAGAAAATTGCTCGACGTGGAGGTTGAGGTCCTTGGCATATTGCTTGAGATTATCCGGAGCCAACTGGCCATCACTGTTAAAAAGACGATCATGCATTGGCCAATAGGCATTCTGCTCTCCTGCGCATCGGGCCGCATCGGCTGCCCGGAGTGGGCTTCCCATGCCTCGAGGGAAGTCCCGATAGACAAACCGCACTTTTCCGGTCTCAATATACTCTGAAAGCAATTTGGGAAAGGTCTCATGAAAAAACTTTTCGCAAAACCCACAAGTAAAATCCGAGTATTCCAGCAGGGTGATCGGAGCCTTAGGATCCCCTCGCACCACATCATCATCCTGGATTAAAAAATCCGGAGTTTTCCCATGAGTCATGGGACTGATGAGCAGGGTGCCGAGAAGGATCGCGAAGGCTATGGTGGATTTGAGGGACTGGCCAATATTCATCATCACTCCCTTACCAATATTGTTGCATTCCTGACGGACCATGTCGAGATAAGAAGTTGGTCGTCTGCCAGGTGTTGAATTACCTGCGACGGGCACTTTCCAGAAGTCCCATCATCAGAAGTGGCCAGACCACTGTGGCATCACTCAAAACCTCAGCAAACATCCCGCCCTCTTTTCTTGGCACAAATTTTCCCCATGATACACCCTCCTCATACGTGCATCCGCTGAGGCCACCCCAGTAGTCGGGCTCCGGGCAAATGCGAACACCATACTGGTATCGCGGAGGGGTTAATTGTGTACCCATCCGGAGATTGAGAATCTCGATGTAGGGGGGCGTTTGTTGCGCCCAATTCCGGGGAACGCCGCCACCAATGGTGAAAATCCCTAGCCGTTTGGCAGACAGCAGCTTTTCCGTATAACTATTGAGGTCCAAGAATGGATTAAACGCCGGACGAGATTGCTGTAAAAGC
The sequence above is a segment of the Nitrospira sp. MA-1 genome. Coding sequences within it:
- a CDS encoding GNAT family N-acetyltransferase translates to MINFLDSNDIQAQELLALFCQTDWACARSLDDTQRMLAHTDVAISAWDGPRLVGFGRVLTDFIYRASIWDVIVDRAYQDRDIGKGIIQRILRHPKLERVELFWLCTRRYQGFYASLGFSDKEQTGMVWDRGKHIVPPTEPFNR
- a CDS encoding anhydro-N-acetylmuramic acid kinase produces the protein MGLMSGTSADGVDAAVVDIRGSGHRLKSSLLKHVGRSYSPRLRQLILQACEHGTVGQICHLNVVLGEVFAKTALLAIKHSGISPQRVALIGSHGQTIHHRPAAIYEPGIGQIRSTLQIGDPNVIAERTGVTTVSDFRARDLAVGGEGAPLAPYVHALLFAQKRATRMVVNLGGIANVTVLPGGGNFAAVRAFDTGPCNMLLDGLVAMETQGQARFDRGGRLALKGQVDKGLLRWLLAHPYVSRRPPKSTGREMFGEGYIQRVWAQAQRRHLAFSDLLATSCRFIAQVIHDSQKWTKEIPDELVFGGGGVRNTRLWSELSGVFDPIPVRCMDECGASSQAFEAQAFAVLAYQTIHGVCANLPKVTGARQPVILGTVTPGNHGLP
- a CDS encoding DUF2726 domain-containing protein, translated to MTDELMSQNSFSLILLAGFVLGAVFLLRWIWRRPLPAGALPPLNPESAESVVTARPLMSPEEATLYNLITLAARDHMLILAKIPLLSVLSVVDKDEEARKAVMRTIQPVRCDVVLAHPGTLKTMTVVTLEKEVPSAAGREDRDRFVETLLKAAGIQSITLQVTQTYSVDQLTELLGLAEEE
- the xth gene encoding exodeoxyribonuclease III, which produces MKIATYNVNSIRKRIGILHKWLWQHNPDVMCLQETKVQDHEFPLQAFADLPYHINFCGEKSYNGVAIFTRTPPELVSFGLDDGEPQEDPARLARVVINGITIINTYIPQGFLIDSPKYAYKLEWFQRLRRYFSRVGSTGQPVIWCGDMNVAPEPIDVHSPEKHLKHVCFHEDVRRAYQETVSWGFVDVFRHHFPHQQQFTFWDYRRPEALEANRGWRIDHILVTPPLLSHSHTVKVDVQPRREESPSDHTVLWAEFSL
- a CDS encoding arginine decarboxylase, pyruvoyl-dependent; this encodes MVPTQMFLTRGVGVHKEKLTSFEEALRSAGIAYCNLVTVSSIFPPDCKIIPRKRGEQLLNPGEITFCVMARSDTDERNRLISASIGLAIPSGRKVNYGYLSEHHGYGETDEEAGEYTEDLAAQMLATTLGIKFDPNVAWKEREQVFKMGKDIVRTQNITQSAIGKPNLWTTVVACAVFIPLENITEDPKPRHKKSK
- a CDS encoding aldehyde dehydrogenase family protein — its product is MTVATAKPILIGGQWVKTPSAEPVRNPYSNEVLAMVCQAEPEHIHQVTNSAKQVSSECARIPAHARAKALLHIATGLSTRREEFASTICQEAGKPISDARREVDRAIQTFRLAAEESTRIPGEILPMDLTPGGEAYSGSVTRFPIGTVLGITPFNFPLNLVAHKVAPCLAAGNAMVLKPAPQTPLTSLMLGEVFLTTELPPEMLTIIPCSNTLAEQMVIHPNFQALSFTGSMTIGWMLKGKAGYKRVLLELGGNAGVIIEPDANLDVAIDRCVAGGYGYAGQTCISVQRIFVHESRYDDFLKAFVDRVRLLPMGDPSLENIVVGPLISEQAARRVEAWIQEAVSQGARVMTGGTRKDSFIEPAVLTHVSNNMKVCCEEIFGPVVTVTPYANLEEAFALHNDSDFGLQTGIFTSNIDAMYQAYSRLEVGALLVNEIPTFRADHMPYGGIKQSGLGREGVRYAIQELTEPKLLLIKRSS
- a CDS encoding DsbA family protein, which translates into the protein MMNIGQSLKSTIAFAILLGTLLISPMTHGKTPDFLIQDDDVVRGDPKAPITLLEYSDFTCGFCEKFFHETFPKLLSEYIETGKVRFVYRDFPRGMGSPLRAADAARCAGEQNAYWPMHDRLFNSDGQLAPDNLKQYAKDLNLHVEQFSECLASHRYLKDIEKDLQDAGSLGIRGTPAFVLFPTTLPEDPHLILIPGAFPYETFKEEIDKLLTLHGA